From the genome of Erythrobacter litoralis, one region includes:
- a CDS encoding NAD(P)/FAD-dependent oxidoreductase → MNTRTHDILVIGAGMAGLACATRLAAAGREVALIDKGRGPGGRMAARRAEIGGETVSFDHGAQYFTARDPVFVEAVADWEAAGAAARWPEAGEDAFVGTPGMNGPIKAMAGKVSVSWSVRATSLLRGGDAWRVEAGEEAFAARTVLVAIPAEQAVDLLTEPAAHLAGLASEVVSEPCWAVMAGFAERLDITADTFRREDGPIAWAARNSAKPGRTGAENWVIHASTARSRELLEAEKEEVAERLLADFFVTSGAASARPLHLAAHRWLYAMPASLGGEAARYDAQARIGIAGDWLHSPRVEGAFLSGLALAKSVLVHG, encoded by the coding sequence ATGAACACGCGCACCCACGACATTCTCGTCATCGGCGCCGGCATGGCCGGCCTCGCCTGCGCCACGCGCCTCGCCGCAGCGGGGCGCGAGGTCGCCCTGATCGACAAGGGCCGCGGCCCCGGCGGGCGCATGGCCGCGCGCCGGGCAGAGATCGGCGGCGAAACCGTTTCCTTCGATCATGGCGCGCAATATTTCACCGCCCGCGACCCCGTTTTCGTCGAGGCCGTGGCAGACTGGGAAGCGGCTGGCGCCGCCGCGCGCTGGCCCGAAGCGGGCGAAGACGCCTTCGTCGGCACGCCGGGCATGAACGGCCCTATCAAGGCCATGGCGGGCAAGGTGTCTGTCAGCTGGTCGGTGCGAGCGACAAGCCTGCTGCGCGGTGGCGATGCTTGGCGGGTGGAGGCGGGGGAAGAGGCCTTTGCCGCGCGCACCGTGCTGGTCGCGATCCCCGCAGAACAGGCCGTCGACCTGCTGACAGAGCCGGCCGCCCACCTTGCCGGGCTGGCGAGCGAAGTGGTCTCCGAGCCGTGCTGGGCGGTAATGGCGGGCTTCGCTGAAAGGCTCGACATCACCGCTGACACTTTTCGCAGGGAGGATGGCCCGATCGCCTGGGCCGCGCGCAATTCAGCAAAACCCGGCCGCACCGGTGCGGAGAACTGGGTGATCCATGCAAGCACAGCCCGCAGCCGCGAATTGCTGGAGGCGGAAAAGGAAGAGGTAGCCGAGCGCTTGCTCGCCGATTTTTTCGTGACAAGCGGCGCTGCGTCCGCAAGGCCGCTCCACCTCGCTGCGCATCGCTGGCTCTACGCCATGCCGGCGAGCCTAGGCGGCGAAGCGGCCCGGTATGACGCGCAGGCGCGTATCGGCATCGCGGGCGACTGGCTGCATTCCCCCCGCGTCGAAGGCGCATTCCTATCGGGCCTCGCACTCGCCAAAAGCGTGCTCGTCCATGGCTGA
- a CDS encoding SDR family NAD(P)-dependent oxidoreductase, giving the protein MHDLFDLSGKSAVVTGSGRGIGKGIATLLAEAGANVVCAARSADQIESVAAAINASDAPGRAIAKVTDVSSADAMSALAARAAEEFGRLDIWVNNAGGSLVSAPIVELDPEEWERTLAVNLSSVFHGVRAAVKQMGEGGSIVNTSSMAGRDPFPGSGHYSAAKAGVNMLTKTLALELGEKRIRVNAILPGFVPTDTVKKALDMTDADFGPLLEQLNLPAGRLGTPRDIAACVLYLVGDSGEWVTGQCLTVAGTV; this is encoded by the coding sequence ATGCATGACCTTTTCGACCTATCGGGCAAGTCCGCTGTAGTCACCGGATCGGGGCGCGGTATCGGCAAGGGGATCGCCACCCTGCTCGCCGAAGCGGGCGCCAACGTGGTTTGCGCGGCACGTTCGGCCGACCAGATTGAGAGCGTGGCCGCCGCGATCAACGCCTCCGACGCGCCCGGCCGCGCCATCGCGAAGGTCACCGACGTGTCGAGCGCCGATGCGATGAGCGCGCTCGCGGCCCGCGCGGCGGAGGAATTTGGGCGGCTCGACATCTGGGTGAATAATGCCGGAGGATCGCTTGTTTCCGCGCCAATCGTCGAACTTGATCCGGAGGAGTGGGAAAGGACGCTAGCGGTCAATCTCTCCTCCGTCTTTCACGGCGTGCGCGCGGCCGTGAAGCAAATGGGCGAGGGCGGCAGCATAGTTAACACATCCAGCATGGCGGGGCGCGACCCGTTTCCCGGCAGCGGCCACTATAGTGCGGCCAAGGCCGGAGTGAACATGCTCACCAAGACGCTCGCGCTCGAGCTCGGTGAGAAGAGGATCCGCGTGAACGCGATCCTTCCCGGCTTCGTGCCGACCGATACGGTTAAGAAGGCGCTCGACATGACCGATGCGGATTTCGGCCCGCTACTCGAACAGCTCAATCTGCCCGCTGGGCGGCTAGGCACGCCGCGCGATATCGCGGCCTGCGTGCTCTACCTCGTCGGCGATTCAGGCGAATGGGTGACCGGACAGTGCCTGACGGTCGCTGGCACGGTGTGA
- a CDS encoding putative bifunctional diguanylate cyclase/phosphodiesterase, with protein MLRLMGFLLPTSSPWELREQVVENFKNLRKQIPLLYAAALVNLIGLHIATDGQDLTPFSAVNFLTALLAWRMTVWIFFQRDSDDFDEIAPKLITTVVLTVVQCIGFSIWALSLIDGHPDKAISIVLFSILAALGAAYGLSSFPRAAMVPLTILGLPMAIRLLFIKDAETTGMGISLLLVILLLMRLLQTHSGVMAELVTSRLAVAKERNRAISAEVAAIKRADEDSLTRLANRSRMFREIERTMVQGPPEGGGSLVAISDLDGFKAANDVFGHAAGDAILKTYASRLREAFGDRALVARTGGDEFVLFWRDGLTRTEIEAIGHEICRLASVPIDWKGKHLHVGASCGLTEAGPLSETVSEFLRQADSALYRAKARGRGVWQIYDHGLLELDQRRAGLERILLNRENYGEMTVEFQPIVCLDTNSTVYAEALARWNNPGFGFIPPDEFIPVAEQLGAITELNGVLLREAANLASSWPVDLGVSFNLSALEISERGSSIRLLGLIESAGISPGRIQFEVTETAFLADLSTAKQELERLREAGCMIALDDFGSGHASVSYLRDLVFDVVKLDGSLTAEIEYSDRSRQILLGLIDLCHATGAKCVAEHVETLEQLMLIKAMGCDFAQGYYLGRPALGMPDLGGQRMSSPRTSTVPATQIGGSNNLLR; from the coding sequence ATGTTGCGACTGATGGGATTTTTACTACCTACCAGCTCACCTTGGGAGCTGCGCGAGCAGGTGGTGGAGAATTTCAAAAATCTGCGCAAGCAAATCCCGCTCCTATATGCGGCAGCTCTGGTCAATCTGATCGGCTTGCATATCGCAACCGATGGACAGGACCTTACACCCTTCTCTGCGGTGAATTTCCTGACAGCGCTTTTGGCGTGGAGAATGACAGTCTGGATATTCTTTCAGCGCGATTCCGATGACTTCGATGAGATAGCCCCAAAGTTAATCACAACGGTAGTGCTCACTGTTGTCCAGTGTATCGGTTTCTCGATTTGGGCATTGTCACTGATCGATGGGCATCCGGACAAGGCAATTAGCATCGTCCTGTTCAGCATTCTGGCTGCCCTCGGAGCTGCTTATGGCCTCAGTAGCTTTCCCCGGGCAGCAATGGTGCCGTTGACGATCCTTGGGTTGCCCATGGCCATCAGGCTGCTGTTCATAAAGGATGCTGAGACCACAGGCATGGGGATCAGCCTGTTGCTCGTGATCCTGCTGCTGATGCGCCTGTTGCAAACGCATAGCGGCGTGATGGCAGAATTGGTCACAAGCCGGCTAGCTGTCGCGAAGGAGCGAAACCGCGCAATTTCTGCTGAGGTAGCTGCCATCAAGAGAGCTGACGAAGATTCGCTGACCAGGCTCGCCAACAGGTCGAGGATGTTCCGAGAAATCGAGCGCACGATGGTACAAGGGCCACCGGAGGGAGGAGGCAGCCTTGTCGCGATCAGCGATCTCGACGGCTTTAAAGCCGCCAACGATGTCTTTGGTCATGCTGCTGGCGACGCGATCCTTAAGACCTATGCTAGCCGCCTGCGGGAAGCGTTTGGGGATCGAGCCCTTGTCGCGCGGACCGGAGGCGATGAATTCGTCCTGTTTTGGCGCGACGGCCTCACCCGCACCGAAATTGAGGCTATCGGGCACGAGATCTGCAGGCTGGCCAGCGTTCCGATCGATTGGAAGGGGAAGCACCTCCATGTAGGAGCGTCTTGCGGCCTGACAGAAGCTGGCCCCCTGTCAGAGACTGTCAGCGAGTTCCTTCGCCAAGCGGATTCAGCCCTTTACCGGGCGAAAGCCCGCGGAAGAGGTGTCTGGCAAATCTACGATCATGGGTTGCTAGAACTGGACCAGCGCCGAGCTGGTCTGGAGAGAATTCTACTCAACCGCGAAAATTACGGTGAAATGACGGTAGAGTTTCAACCAATCGTTTGCCTCGATACGAATTCGACCGTGTATGCAGAAGCCCTTGCCCGTTGGAATAACCCTGGGTTTGGCTTTATTCCCCCGGACGAATTTATTCCAGTTGCAGAGCAACTTGGCGCGATCACCGAGCTGAATGGGGTTTTGCTGCGAGAAGCGGCAAACCTCGCAAGCTCTTGGCCGGTCGACCTTGGCGTTTCGTTCAACTTAAGCGCGCTGGAGATTAGCGAACGAGGATCCTCGATCCGGCTGCTGGGGCTGATCGAAAGCGCCGGCATCTCGCCAGGACGAATTCAGTTCGAAGTGACCGAAACCGCGTTTCTCGCAGATCTGTCGACGGCCAAGCAAGAGTTGGAGAGGCTCCGGGAAGCTGGCTGCATGATTGCTCTCGATGACTTCGGCTCAGGCCATGCATCTGTATCATATCTTCGTGATCTCGTATTCGACGTCGTTAAGCTCGACGGTTCATTAACGGCCGAGATCGAGTATAGTGACCGCTCGCGTCAGATTCTGCTCGGGCTCATCGACCTCTGTCATGCAACGGGAGCGAAATGCGTCGCCGAGCACGTCGAGACTTTGGAACAGTTGATGCTCATAAAAGCGATGGGCTGCGATTTCGCACAAGGCTATTACCTTGGAAGGCCAGCGCTTGGCATGCCCGATCTTGGCGGACAGCGGATGTCATCGCCGCGAACGTCGACCGTTCCAGCAACGCAAATTGGCGGCTCAAACAACTTGTTAAGGTAG